Below is a window of Chloroflexota bacterium DNA.
GTCATCATGCCCTACCACGTGCGGCTGGACCAACTGGAAGAGATTGGGCGGGGGCAGGACGCACTCGGCACGACCGGGCGGGGCGTCGGGCCCGCCTACGTCGACCGAGTGGCCCGCTCAGGCATTCGCTTCGGCGACATGCTGGACGCCGAGGGGCTGCGCGACCGGCTGACCACGGCGGCGGCACGGGCAAACCAGGCGATCACCAAGGTCCACGAGGCAGAGGCTTTCGACATCGAGGACCTGTTCCAGCAGTGCCTGCGGTGGCGGGACGAGCTGTTGCCATTCATCGCCCCCGTCGAGGAGCGTGTGCGCGAGGCGCTGGGCCGCGGCGAGAACGTGCTACTGGAGGGGGCGCAGGGGACGCTGCTGGACCTGGACCACGGCACGTACCCGTACGTGACCTCTTCGCATTCGAGCATTGGGGGCGCGTGCGCAGGACTGGGCATCGGGCCGCGGTCGGTGGCGGGCGTCTTCGGCGTATTCAAGGCGTACACGTCGCGCGTCGGCGCGGGGCCGATGCCGACGGAGCTCAACGACGACATGGGCGAGCTGATCCGGGAGCGCGGCGCGGAGTTCGGCACGACGACGGGACGGCCGCGGCGCTGCGGCTGGTTCGACGGCGTCGCCTCCCGCTACGGCGTCATTGTCAACGACCTCACGTCGGGCATCCTCACGCGGTTGGACGTGCTGGACGGGTTCAATCCCGTCAGGGTCTGCGTCGGCTACGAGCTAGACGGCAAGCCGCTGGAGGGGTTCCCGGCCCAGACGCGGGCGTTGGAGCAGTGCAAGCCGGTCTACCGCGACTTCACGGGGTGGGACAAGCCAACGGCGGGGCTGACCGAGTGGGACGACCTGCCTGCGGAGGCGCAGGCGTACGTGCGGGGCATCGAGGAGATCATCGGGTGCTCCATCGACCTGGTGTCGACGGGGCCGCACCGCCACGAGACGATCTGCCGCAAGCCGCTGATCCCGTAGGGGCATCACCCACCCCCGTATCGGGTACGGGGCAGACTCCAACCTTCCTTGTCCAAGGGGAAAGGGGCTCCCTCCTCCCTGGATACCGGCATTCGCCGGTATGAGGGTCGCAAGGTTTGCGGGAGCGCCCCACACATCCCCGCCCCTCTGGGTTCCGCAGGAACGACGAGTGAGGGGGGTATAGCAGACGGGGTGGTTGCTGCGGGGCAATCCGTTCATGAAACCCTTCGACAAGCTCAGGGCGCACGTATCGGGAGAGGCGTCAGGGCGAACGAACCCTCACCTCATCCCAAAGGGGAAAGAGCACGCCGTACCTATTCCACGCGGGCGCCGTCCACGAAGCAGGCAAGGCGGTGTTCGGCCACGATTCGCACGTCCACTGTCGTTCCCACGTCGTACTGCCGGGTATGGTGCAGCATGACGCGCACTGAGCGTCCGTTGTCAAGCGCTACGTCGTACAAATACGTGGGGCCCAAGAACTGCCGTTCCATGATGATGCCCTGGCCCGATTCCGAGGGGGTAAGGGTCAAGTCGTCCGGGCGGAGCAGCACCTGGGCGCTGTCGGGCAGGGAATCGCTCGGCCACGGCAGGGGTCCGGCGACAGTCATCAGCCGGCCCTCTTCATTGCTGACAGTCAGAAAGTCCCCAATGCCAATGAACTCCGCGACAAAGCGCGTCGCCGGAGCGTGGTAGATCTCCTCCGGCGTCGCCACCTGCTGGAGCATGCCAAGGTTGAGCACAGCGACACGATCGCCCATGAAGAGCGCCTCGTCCTGGTCGTGGGTGACGAAGAGGGCCGTGGTGCCGGTGAACTTCAGGATGTCGCGAACCTCGCTGCGCACCTGTTTGCGGAGCGCCTCGTCCAGGTTGGAGAACGGCTCGTCCAAGAGCAGCACGGCCGGCTGCGGACACAGGGCACGA
It encodes the following:
- a CDS encoding adenylosuccinate synthase, yielding MPAYAVIGGQWGDEGKGKVIDYLCDNVTMVARYSGGNNAGHTVLNAAGEFKFHLMPSGVIWPQVTPVIGNGVVVDPDVLIEEINDLRARGIDVSKLQVSDRAHVIMPYHVRLDQLEEIGRGQDALGTTGRGVGPAYVDRVARSGIRFGDMLDAEGLRDRLTTAAARANQAITKVHEAEAFDIEDLFQQCLRWRDELLPFIAPVEERVREALGRGENVLLEGAQGTLLDLDHGTYPYVTSSHSSIGGACAGLGIGPRSVAGVFGVFKAYTSRVGAGPMPTELNDDMGELIRERGAEFGTTTGRPRRCGWFDGVASRYGVIVNDLTSGILTRLDVLDGFNPVRVCVGYELDGKPLEGFPAQTRALEQCKPVYRDFTGWDKPTAGLTEWDDLPAEAQAYVRGIEEIIGCSIDLVSTGPHRHETICRKPLIP
- a CDS encoding ABC transporter ATP-binding protein; this translates as MNVPAVLCQGVSKRFPGAESPALHSLDLEAEAGSIVALLGPSGSGKTTAMRIIAGFETPDTGTVDIAGQRVAGPGRFVTADRRRIGMVFQEYALFPHLTVAANVGFGVNDRSKRTRRVAEVLGLVGLTGLEDRMPHELSGGQQQRVALARALCPQPAVLLLDEPFSNLDEALRKQVRSEVRDILKFTGTTALFVTHDQDEALFMGDRVAVLNLGMLQQVATPEEIYHAPATRFVAEFIGIGDFLTVSNEEGRLMTVAGPLPWPSDSLPDSAQVLLRPDDLTLTPSESGQGIIMERQFLGPTYLYDVALDNGRSVRVMLHHTRQYDVGTTVDVRIVAEHRLACFVDGARVE